GAGAGATGATGGCATAGTACAGAACTCGGCTTATGAGTGTCAGCTTAATTTCATAAGTCTCAAAGAGAGTTTTAAATGAAAATAAGATATTTAAGATATATTTTTTATGTAGCTATGATTTTCATTTTTATTTTTTTAATATATTACATTTTGTCATATTTTAAATCTTTTTCTAAATCTTATTTAAAAGCGGGACCAACAGAGGTTGATTTGCTTTTATTGTGGGATAAAAAAGAATATAAAGAAATAATAGATTATGCTGAGAATGAGATTAAAAATCATAAATTTGATTTTAATTTAAATTTGCTTTTGGGATTTTCATACTTTTATTATTCTTTAATAGTAAATGAAAGCTATTTGAAAGGAGAATTTTTAGATAAATCCATAGAAAGATTAAGATTTTTAATTTCTATAAATGATGGGGTTTCTATAGGCCCTTTGTATTATATATTAGGAAAGGCATATTCTCATAAAGGAGAATTTTATAGTGAACTTGCTGTAAAATTTTTGAATAAAGCTTTAAGTGTTGATAATTTTGATTTCATGAACATTAAAGAAGATATTTTTGAATATTTAGGGTATTCGTATCAGCTTTTAAGAGACTATAAGTCTAGTTTAAAGTTTTTTGAAAAAGCTTATAATGAAAATAAATCTGATTTAGTGCTTTGGAGTTTGGCTTATGTTAATTATAAATTAAATGATATAAATAAAAGCGTCGAGTATATAAAAAAAATAATAGAAGAAGAGAAAGGGAAATTGTCAAAGGGCGAGAAAACGGATGAAAATTTAATTCAAAAGGTATATTTGCTTTATGGAGATATTCTATTAGACAAAGGTGACTATGACAATGCTTTTAATTATTATAATAAAGTTCTAGAAATTAATAGTTCAAATTCTAGTGTTTATGTTAAAATAGGAGATATATACAGGAAGAAAGATAAAGATTATCCTAAGGCTAGAAAATACTGGAGAGAAGCTCTCAATCTTAATCCTTATTTAGAAGCAGCAAGAGAGAGACTTGGAATTACTTTGGAAGACTTTTAGGGAGGTTGATTTGAATTTGTTTAAGTCTTTTTTGATAGATATTGGTATTGATCTTGGAACATGTAATACACTGGTTTATATTAAAGATTATGGTGTGGTTATGAGTGAACCTTCTGTGGTTGCAATAGATATTACTAAGGGTAATAAAGTTGTTGCTGTTGGCCGAAATGCTAAAAAAATGCTTTGGAAAACTCCAGAAAATATTAAAGCTGTTCGTCCACTTAGAGATGGAGTTATTGCTGACATTGAGAACACAGAGAAAATGATTAAATACTTTATTAATCAAATTTTTTCTCGTAAAAAATTGTTTTTTAAACCAAGGATGGTAATAGGCGTCCCGACTTGCATTACAGAAGTTGAGCGAAGAGCTGTAAAAGAGAGCGCAATGAATGCTGGCGCAAGAGAAGTTAAGGTAATAGAAGAATCTCTTGCAGCTGCTATTGGATCTGATATTCCTATTTTTGAACCTACGGGTCATATGGTATGTGACATTGGAGGTGGAACTACAGAAATATCGGTTATTTCTCTTGGTGGCATGGTTGTAAGTAGAGCAATTAGGACTGGTGGTGACGAATTTGATGAGAGTATAATAAAGTATATGAGAAATTCTCATAATATTATAATTGGTCAGCAAACAGCAGAAAAATTGAAAATTAAGATAGGAAATGTATATCCCGATATTCAAAATTTGAGAGTAGAAAAAATAGATATCAAGGGTACAGATGCTGTAACTG
The nucleotide sequence above comes from Borrelia maritima. Encoded proteins:
- a CDS encoding rod shape-determining protein encodes the protein MNLFKSFLIDIGIDLGTCNTLVYIKDYGVVMSEPSVVAIDITKGNKVVAVGRNAKKMLWKTPENIKAVRPLRDGVIADIENTEKMIKYFINQIFSRKKLFFKPRMVIGVPTCITEVERRAVKESAMNAGAREVKVIEESLAAAIGSDIPIFEPTGHMVCDIGGGTTEISVISLGGMVVSRAIRTGGDEFDESIIKYMRNSHNIIIGQQTAEKLKIKIGNVYPDIQNLRVEKIDIKGTDAVTGLPRKQLVDSMEVRESLQEPINVVVDEVKRTLGATPPELATDIVERGIILTGGGALLKGLNRLLSKETGVPVYVADNPLLSVAVGAGLFYDYANRIDISKNIYSFINE
- a CDS encoding tetratricopeptide repeat protein, whose amino-acid sequence is MKIRYLRYIFYVAMIFIFIFLIYYILSYFKSFSKSYLKAGPTEVDLLLLWDKKEYKEIIDYAENEIKNHKFDFNLNLLLGFSYFYYSLIVNESYLKGEFLDKSIERLRFLISINDGVSIGPLYYILGKAYSHKGEFYSELAVKFLNKALSVDNFDFMNIKEDIFEYLGYSYQLLRDYKSSLKFFEKAYNENKSDLVLWSLAYVNYKLNDINKSVEYIKKIIEEEKGKLSKGEKTDENLIQKVYLLYGDILLDKGDYDNAFNYYNKVLEINSSNSSVYVKIGDIYRKKDKDYPKARKYWREALNLNPYLEAARERLGITLEDF